In the genome of Pseudomonas sp. HS6, one region contains:
- a CDS encoding DotU/TssL family secretion system protein, with amino-acid sequence MSQGSAANLGLQDAPLSSAFRQTWQQWQLDWAQLPKDIEDDAALVEAVVELSTQASQRLWRTAFSRVGDSATEQVKALVYAFVALVDETLLFSPWPGQSAWQEKPLESRLYSSRQAGEQLPAAIQTLLDEQQSTTRDLANVYLQCLILGFHGRLRGEHSQAQLEKWRLALFTFAWQDEASYVDVSERLVQPSLTAPLQLPVRTALPDGFRLALGILAMVLLLTGVGQFLWSDIRSELEPVLQTTDSMAAPEQDS; translated from the coding sequence ATGTCGCAAGGAAGTGCCGCAAACCTTGGGTTGCAGGACGCACCGTTGAGCAGCGCGTTTCGTCAGACGTGGCAGCAATGGCAACTGGACTGGGCTCAATTGCCCAAGGACATCGAGGACGATGCGGCGCTGGTCGAAGCCGTGGTCGAACTCTCCACGCAGGCTTCACAGCGGTTGTGGCGTACGGCGTTTTCCCGGGTCGGTGACTCGGCGACCGAACAGGTCAAGGCGCTGGTGTACGCCTTCGTTGCGCTGGTCGATGAAACCCTGCTGTTCAGTCCATGGCCGGGCCAGAGCGCCTGGCAGGAAAAACCTTTGGAGTCACGTCTGTATTCCAGCCGTCAGGCGGGTGAGCAACTACCGGCGGCGATTCAAACCCTTCTCGATGAGCAGCAATCCACCACCCGTGACCTCGCCAACGTCTACCTGCAATGCCTGATCCTCGGTTTTCATGGACGCCTGCGTGGCGAGCACAGTCAAGCGCAGTTGGAAAAATGGCGGCTGGCCCTGTTCACCTTTGCCTGGCAGGACGAGGCCAGTTACGTCGATGTCAGCGAGCGATTGGTACAGCCGTCGCTGACCGCGCCCCTGCAATTGCCTGTGCGCACGGCGTTGCCGGACGGCTTTCGTCTGGCGTTGGGCATTCTGGCGATGGTGCTGTTGCTGACCGGGGTCGGCCAGTTCTTGTGGAGTGACATTCGTTCAGAACTGGAACCGGTGCTGCAAACCACCGACTCGATGGCGGCACCGGAGCAAGACTCATGA